A window of Strigops habroptila isolate Jane chromosome 5, bStrHab1.2.pri, whole genome shotgun sequence genomic DNA:
AGCAGTGAAGGTGCAATGGGATCACCTCCAAGGGGCTGTGTGGCCCTGGCTGCTGTGGCAGCACAAGTGGAGAGAGGGATGACCACCTCACAGCCCTATCCTGGGAGGTTTGTCAGGGGGTGGTGTGAGATTAACCAGAGAGCAGGTTTGGGGTGGCCTTGCCATGGCTCGGGTCTGTGGTGGATGGCAGTGTTTAGCCAGATGGGTGGCCAGGCCATCCCATCCAGAGCGCCAGGGCCCACTGCCCTCACCTTGAAGTCGCTGATGTTGGCCCCGAAGCTGATCCTGCCCATGTTCTCCAGGAGCACATCCAAGGTGTCCCCTGTCCTCCCCGTCACACGCAGTGTTGTCTGCCCGTCCCGCTCCAATGTCCCGTGGTactcctgcagccacagggtCAGCGCTGCTGCCCCATGCCCAGATCCCACCGCCTCAaatgctgctggctgcctgctcccGCTGAGCCAGCTCAGGGCTGCCCTCCACCCCAAAGGGGGCAAATTCAGGCCAGAGGGCTATCCCACAAGGGCTCAGTGTGGCTCTCAGCACCTTGGCGCTTCCTGAGCCTCTGGAatggcacagccctgctgcccgCAGGACCCCGAGTGCTGGGCAAGGGATGCCTGTGCTCCTGTATTCTCACCTTCTGCAGCATCACGTAGCCGCGGTCGCAGATGCTGTGGGGAGGAGCGTCCAGCGTGGCTGGGTCCAGGACATCCCAGGGCAGCTGCGTGCGGTACACCACAAATCCATGGGCCTGCGGGACACAGCGAAGGGcatagaaaggaaaacagggcTGAAGATGAGCTCTGCTCCTCCACCccagagccagggcagggcaggcaagCCTAGGCCCCTCACCTGCTTTATGGCCTCAAAGGTGAGGGGGAGCTGGCTCTGGATGGGCCCAGAGGGGCACAGCACTTCCAAGGCATCCAGGAGGTCGGCATGCTGCAAAGAGAGGGGTGGGCGCTGGGCAGCCAGCCAgtgccaggcaggagcagcacagcccctcgGGCAGGCACTCACCTTCTGCAGGGCCACCCGGCCATAGGAATACTTGGGGGTGGCAGGTGGCATCGGGCCGGCTGGCAGGGACTGGAACTGAAAAGCAAGCTGTCAGCTGCCCCTCAGGGCAAGCAGGAGACGCCCCTGCCCTGCCAGGTCCCTCTGTGTCCCACTcttccctggcacaggcagTGGTGCCCAGTACTgtccccctcctcctgccaggcTCAGCACCTTGCTGATGACTGTGCGGATGGCAAACAGCTTCTCAGTGGGGTCTCCTGCCTCTGAAAGTGGGGCATCATAGTCGTAGCTGGTGGTCACTGGTTTGTACTGGTCCTTGAAGTCAGCACCTGGCCAGGGAAGCTATGGGAGCTGGAGAAAGGGGCTCTGCCAGAGCTCAGGTCATGGAACCCAGTCCTCGGCTGGTTGCAATGCAATGGAGGGGCATGACCCGGGACTGGGACACCCTGCCTGGGGACAAAAGGAGTCCCAAGTTTGGGTTCAGGGGCCCTTGGGTCAGAACACACCATGGGACAGAACAAAAGCCTGAAGCAGGCTCCTCAGGGATAGCCAAGGAAAGCCCCCCAGCATTGCAGCATCCACCTCCTCCCCAGGGCAGGGACCTACTCACCACTCCAGTAGGCGAAGTTTGTCCCCCCATGGAACATGTACCTACGGGACACCCCAGAGAGCCCCATCAGCACCCCACACACTCAGCAGGGGCTGACCATACGCTGCCCCCTTCCTGCTGCGCCcagtgccagccctgcctgctgagCCCTGTAGGATGAAGGTGAGTGGCAATGCCCACTCcagtggtggagatgggagGGCAATCCCCCCCTAGGCTGTGCCCCACCAGCTGACAACTTGCATGTTGACGCtggctcccagctgcagcatgtCCTCCAGCCCCCGGGCCACATCCAACGAGCTGGTGCTGGCGTGAGCCTCCCCCCAGTAGTCCAGCCAGCCTGTGTAGTACTCGGAGTTCACCTGGGGAAGAAAGGGACTGTCACCCACCCAGAGCTCCTGTCAACCCTCTGTCAGCCACATACCCCCTGCTCAGCTGTAGCCTGGCCCCAGCTCCCCTCTTGCCTCGCCCCCCCAGCCGTCCACCTCCCCAAAGCCATCGTGGGTCATTGCCCCCACGGTGCCCAAGTCAAGCTCACCAGGGGCCCCTTCGGCTCAACCCAGCGCTGGGCTCCAAATGCCTCTGTCATATTGGAGCCTGTGGAGGTGTAGGGAGGGAGGTTGGAGAGGGACAGAGCAGGGACCGCCAtaccctctccttcccccccttcccagAGGTACCTGGCCCAAAGTCGACAGTGGCATAGAGCCCCTGCAGCGTGCCGCAGCGCAGCTCCTCTGCCCGTGTGCCATCAGTGGTGAAGAGCAGCACCTCGCTCCCCAGCAGCGCCCGGAAGGAGCCCAGCAGGTGCCGCAGGTACCCATAGTCACAGGCATAGTAGCTCCCATATTCATTCTCCACCTGCAATCAGGGCAGCGGCTGGCACCCAGCATGCATATGGCAGGTCCCACTCCCACTGGGATGAGCATCCAGCTCCCCCCTTCCCTCATGACATCGTCAGATGTCGTGAAAGCCCCCAGGTGGGTCCTGAGAATGACCTTCCAGCCCCACCATgacccccagctctgccagtgtCCCTCAAACCACAATTGAGGTGTAGTGGGTACCCCAGAGTCCCAGCCTTGGGTTTAAAGCCAGGCCCAGAGGTTGGGAGGGATTTATCTAAGAGTGAGCTGTGCCAGATGAGGTCACGGTGCAGGGGGCACAGGTGGCTTTTTGGGGCACATCCAAAAATGACCCACACAGGGCAGGGGGCCAGGCCCTACAGCACCCTACCTGCACGCTGATGATGTTCCCCCCATGCTGGTACAGGTGTGGCTTGATCTTGGGTAGCAGGACATGGAGCCAGGAGTCCACAGCTGCCAGGTAGGCTGGGGGGACAGAGGGCAGCTCACCTGGCTGCAGTGTCCACCTCAGCCCActtgcagccagccctgccaggaggagaaaggagcagaCGAGGCAGGGCCAAGCATGATGGGAGAGGTGGAAAACAAACTACAGGGCTCTCAAAAAATGGAGAAGATGGGAGAGAACACACACGCAGGGCAGGCAGGTGCATGGAGACTGGCAGCAGACTCTAAGAACATGGTGCTCACAGCCCCATGCTGAGGCTCACCGGGGTCGGAGGAGCGCAGGACAATGTCTGGTTTCCACAGCAGCCAGGAGGGCAGGCCACCCTGAAAAAACAtgcacagcagagagggaggcAGAAGAACCACTCAGCAACCTGGGCTGATACACAGCCGAAACCTGGCCAGCGTAATGCTAATGCCTAGCACCAGAGTGGCATGTGTGCTGggggcagcagcctgggcaTAGCTGCCTTGCaccagagctggagcacctgTGCCCATCCCAGACCACCCATCACCCTTCTGTGCCAGGCTAGGGTCTGGGACTCACCATCTCCCATTCCGCACAGATGTAGGGCCCCGGCCGCAGGAtcaccagcagccccagctcagctGTCAGGTCCAAGAAGGCTTCCACGTCCCGGTCCCCAGCAAAGTCATAAACCCCTGGCCGTGGCTCGTGGTAGTTCCAGGGGACATAACTGGGGTGAGAGGGAAGATCACCACATGGGGACTAAGGGCACCCCAGCATGACGGCGAGCCATCCCACAGGCTGGTTCCTCTGCTCCTGGGAACTGGATTCCAGCCTGAGCAGAGGATGGTAAATGGGGCTGGACTGGGTCTAGTCCAGGCTCATGCTTGTGTCTGGCAGGGGCGTCCTGCGGGTCGCAGTCAGCCCAATGCAAGGGCTAGTCCTCGCTGCCTGTGATCAGAGAGCACCCTTGCCTCTGTCCCTGCTCCAAGGACCCCAGAGACCCTGAGGGGCAGCTGTGGGCTGTGCCCCTGTCACTTACACCTGCACAGCACTCAGTCCGCTCATGTACATCTTGAGGAGTCGGTCCCTCCAGGCAGGGCGCGGGACACGGGCGTAGTGGATGCTGCCCGAGATGTAGCGGAAAGGGACACCGTCCTTGCGGAAGCAATCCTCCTCATAATCCAGCTCGAAGGAGCGTGACAGCGGGGAGGCCTGCGGGAgaggggcagtgctgggggggctgcagACCCTCCCCAAGCCCAGCCACCCTCTCCCACACTGGGACAGGGACTGATGGGGGCTGATTCCTGGGTGAGACTCTCCTCATCCTCTGTGTAGGGACAAGGCAGATACCATACTGccccaggagagcaggagggacaGGCGGAGCAGTCATTTGCACCACCTGATGGTCCCCCTCACTAATCAAACACCCTGCAGCTGAGCTTGTAGCAGTTTGCAGGATGCACGCTGCTGGGCATTtgtgcagggagctgggagtgCAAGTGGGACattctgcagcagaagggagCCATTGCAGGAAGAGTAGAGACATGGCAGATCCCGGAGCCATCCCACCGGATCCTTCATAGCTCAGCCCCGCGCACTTCTCCCAAACTTTCCACCCGTTTTGCTAACCTGCGTGTGCAGGAGCCCCGCCGCCAGCAGCAGGGCAAGAGCCGGAAGCTCCATCCTTGCTGGGCACTCGGCAGGTCCGGGATGCGGGACGAAAGTGGACTTGGACACCCCCATCACATGATCCTTCTTGGCCAGTGCCGGGCGCTTCCTCCAGGGTCCTACAAGCAGAGAccgggagcagcagcacagcttgtgGGGAACATCGGATAGCGGGTAAGCAGCTCTGGCCGCCCGCCTGGTCCAGCTGCACATCACCCCTCCAAAGCCCACCCAGCACGGGATGCAGGCAGCCTACCACGGCCCGAGCCAGCTCCGCACATCCCCGGTGCCCCCCGGGTGGTGGGTGACACACGTTGGGGCACAAGGAGCCTCGTAATAGTGTCACCACCAGACAAAACGCCCTCGAGGGAGCTCAGCCCACTTGTTCCATcagagaggtggtggtggaGCCTCGGTTACAGCCGCGGTAGcggggatgctgctgctctcccgCACCGCTCGCAGCCGGGGGATGCCACCGCGTTCCACCCGGGTCACAATGCGGCGCGAGCCCGCCGGCTCCCGAACGTGCGATCCCCGACGGGCGGCAGCGGGCACCGGGGAGGCGGCAGCGCCCCGCCCGCTGGGTGACGCGACGGGTGACGCGGCGGGTGACGCGCCGCGGCGGGCGATGACGCGGGCGGGCGATGGGGCAGGCGCTGTGCGTCTGCTCGCGCGGCACCGTCAGCCTGGGGGGAGCGCGATACCTGCTGCTGCACCGGCTGGCGGAGGGGTGCGAGCGGGGCGGCAACGGCGAGGAGCTCGGGCGGCGGGAGGCTCGAGCGGGGGGATGCTCAGGCGTAGGGAATGTTCGGGCATGGGGGGACTCAGGCATTGGCGGGGCGATGCTTGGGTATGGGTGTGATGCTTGGGCATTGGGGGGTGCTTGGGCGTGGGGTTGCTCGGGCATGGGGCTGCTTGTGCACGGGGGGATGCTTGGGCATGGGTGTGATGCTCAGGCATGGGGGGGCTGCTTGGGCGTGGGGGTGATGCGCACGCATAGGGGATGTTCAGGCATGGGGGAATGCATGGGGGTGGAGGTGACGCTGGGGGATGGGGGTGTGCTCAGTTATAAGGAATGTTTGGGCATGGGGGTGATGCTCAGGCATGGGGGGGTATGCTTAGGTGTGTGTGAGATGCTTGAACATGGTGCAAAAATGCTTGAGCACAGGCGGTGTTTGTGCTTGGCAGGGGAGATACTTGAGCATGGTGAGGGAAGATGCTTGAGCATAGTGGGTGCTTGTGTATGGCAGAGTATTCTCATGCTGGGTGGCAGGGCTTGGTCATGCCCACGAGTGGGTGCTTGGACCCATGGGAGTTGGGTGATTGGACCAGTGGGGTTGCTCATGCAGAAGGGGGAGGCTTTGGATGTCTGGCATGCGTCCCCAAGATAGGGGGAATGTGCATGTTTGGGGTATTCCCATGGAGAGGGGTGCAGGCACCTGCTGCCCTCTGCTTCTCTCCCCTTGGTGCACACAGTTGAGGCTGGGCACAAGGCCAAAATGTGGGTGCCACAGCAGTGTGACACCTGACCCACGCTGCACTCGTCACCTTGCAGGGGCTTCAGCTACGTGGACCTGGTGGAGGGTCTGCGGGACGGGCGCTTCTACGCTCTGAAGCGCATCCTGTGCCATGACAAGGAGGACCACCAGGCTGCCCTGCACGAGGTGGAGATGCATGGCCTCTTCGACCACCCCAACATCCTGTGCCTGGTGGCCCACTGCATGGTGGAGAAAGGCGCCAAGCACGAAGCCTGGCTCCTCCTTCCTTACGTGAAGGTGAGGGGGGCTCCCCTGGCTGTCCCCCACCCCCTTGCCACTGGGAGCAACAGTGGTGACCAGCTGCTTGCATTTGCAGGGGGGGACCCTCTGGAATGAGGTGGAAGCACTGCGAAAGAGAGGGACCTTCATGCCAGAGCAGCGAatcctcctcatcctccatGGCATCTGCTGCGGGCTGCAAGCCATCCACAGCAAGGGCTATGCACACAGGTGGGGGCCAGCAGCCTCAGCTGaagggggcaggcagggggtTGAATAGGCACTCGGTGATATCCATTCCCACAGGGACCTCAAGCCCACCAACGTACTGCTGGATGAGGATGACCGGCCCGTGCTGATGGACCTGGGCTCCATGAACCAAGCTCGCATTGAAGTCAACAACTCTCGGGAGGCCATGGCCATACAGGTGGGTGGTCTGGGACATCATCCCgccagcctgtccctgccccgGGCCCTTCATCCTCACCCTCCTCTCTGCAGGACTGGGCTGCCCAGCGCTGCACCATCTCCTACCGTGCCCCCGAGCTCTTCACGGTGCCGAGCCAGTGCATCATAGATGAGCGCACAGATGTCTGGGTAAGGATGCGGTCCTCTCgcccccatcccactgctgtggggctgccctgACCCCGCCATGCTCCAGTCCCTAGGCTGCGTGCTATACTGCATGATGTTTGGGGAGGGCCCCTACGATGCCATCTTCCAGAAGGGCGACAGCGTGGCTCTGGCGGTGCAGAACCCCATCACCTTGCCCTCCACAACCAGGTGAGGGGTTGGGGAGGGTGACCCTGCTCCCAGGCAGCCCCTTGTGCTGTGCACCACATGGACACCACCCTTACCATCTTTCTTCCAGGTACTCGGCTGCCTTGCAGCGCCTGCTCTTCTCCATGATGACAGTGAACCCCCAGGAGCGACCCAGCATAAATGACATCCTCCACCAGCTGGAGGGGCTGCAGCCAGCGCTGGCGGGACAGGACACCACACAGATCTGAACGTGTCCCACCCCATGGCAGCAACGTACCCTGAAGCCAAGCcaggggaaaagcagctgccCTCATCCCCGCTGCCCAGTGGAGCCATTGCAGAGAGGATTGCTGTGGTcaggggagagctgctgctctttgctgggGTGTGTTGGATTTGGAGTGTTCTGTGCCCTGGATGCTGCTGCATGGGACTTGGTCTGTGTTCCAGAACTGTGGGCATGTGACCTGCTGCTAAACACAGGGCCCTGGCTGCCCCTGGCGCTTGCAGAGGAGCGTGCTGTGGAACCTCCCCCGGGTGATGGCAGCAGTGGCCCTGCAGCGCTGTGCCCCAGGAGGGTTGCTCCTGCCCGGGGAAGAGCTGCAGTTGGGGtcctggtgctgtgctggagcaaggCAGGGGGTTTAGCACccgctctgctgctgctcctggcaccGACATTGCCTTGTGTTTGGAGTAAAAGATGTTCTTGCAGAGGTGGGTGTGTCCCTATCTACGGGGAGGGGATCCTGCCAGGAGCATTAGGAGAGCAGGGCACGCTGCCTGGGTTAAGCAGCCAAGCGTtgctggagggaagagcagTGGAGGACAGCTAAGGACAGCCCCGCTGGGGCGGCACAGCGAGAGCATTAGCAGTAAGCAGGGAAAGTTAATCCCTGGCCCCAGCACGCTCCTGATGGGAGTTAACACaactctgcagctggagctgtgcgCTGCTGTTGAGAGTCTCCGGGGCTGTGCACTGCAGGCAggggctcagcacagcacaggcaggcagTGGCAGGGGTACAGGCAGAACTTCTCCACTGCCCAAGGAGAGGGAGGTGGGTGcccaggctgggagctgccggagccctgctgcagtgggtgGGGGTGAGCAGAGCCTGGGGAcacccccagcccagcagcacccttGGCTGGAGATGCTCACTGGGACATGCAGCAgatgggctgcccagggatggggagTAAAAAAAGAGATGCAGACAAGCAGTTTCACAGGGAGCGTTCCCCACATTTAATCCTCTCAACACAACACAGCAGTAAAGCAGCCACGGGGTTTATGCCATGCTGGATGCTCTTGTGGGGTGCACCCGCTGCACCGCAGAGCTGGGCCCATCCCTCGTCCTGCACTATGGCCACAGGGACAGGGGTGCCAGGCTGCTCCCACTGCTTCAACCACTATCCTGGATAAGCCCTCCTACCCTCAGGCTGCACACAGGGAGAAGTCTCAGCAGCCACCAATCTTTTACTGCTCAGGCTAAACCTGCTCCCCTGAGCTCCAGGATACAACATGGGGCCATATACCACAGGGCATATACCACACAAGGAAGCAATATCCACCACCAGCTGGACCAGTGAGTGGGGTGGGATGTGTGCCATGGCCCCCAGAGTGGACCCAGGGGCTCTTACCTGCACAGGGAGCAAACTGGAGCTGAGCAGAGTGTTGGGAGGAAGCatagcagcaccagcagcagagctgaagcacTCACCACACACCTGACCTGGCAAGAAACCGAGACAGCTGGGGGGTTAGTGGGAGACACAGAGGCTCTGAAACGGTTTATTGCAAAGGGTTTCTGCAGGTAACACAGGGAAGGAGCGCATGGTCCTTGTTGGTAGGGGCTTCTCTACTCCTCgccctcctcttcatcctcgTAGGAGTCCAGGCCCACCTCCTCGTAATCCTTCTCCAGAGCGGCCATGTCTTCCCGCGCCTCAGAGAACTCCCCTTCCTCCATGCCCTCCCCCACGTACCAGTGCACGAAGGCTCGCTTGGCGTACATCAGGTCAAACTTGTGATCCAGGCGAGCCCAGGCCTCGGCAATGGCCGTGGTGTTGCTCAGCATGCAGACGGCGCGCTGCACCTTGGCCAGGTCCCCCCCCGGCACCACGGTGGGAGGCTGGTAGTTGATGCCCACCTTGAAGCCTGTGGGGCACCAGTCCACAAACTGGATGCTGCGCTTGGTCTTGATGGTGGCGATGGCGGCGTTGACGTCCTTGGGCACCACGTCCCCGCGGTACAGCAGGCAGCAGGCCATGTACTTGCCGTGGCGAGGGTCGCACTTCACCATCTGGTTGGATGGCTCAAAGCAGGAGTTGGTGATCTCAGCCACTGAGAGCTGCTCGTGGTACGccttctctgcagagatgaCAGGGGCATAGGTGGCCAGGGGGAAGTGGATGCGAGGGTAGGGCACCAGGTTGGTCTGGAACTCGGTCAGGTCGACATTCAGGGCTCCATCAAACCGCAGCGATGCTGTGATGGATGAGACGATCTGGCTGATGAGTCTGTTCAAGTTGGTGTAGGTTGGGCGCTCGATGTCCAGGTTCCTGCGGCAGATGTCGTAGATGGCCTCATTGTCCACCATAAAGGCACAGTCTGAGTGCTCCAGGGTGGTGTGTGTGGTGAGGATAGAGTTGTAGGGCTCCACCACAGCAGTAGAGACCTGTGGTGCAGGGTAGATGGAGAATTCCAGCTTGGACTTCTTGCCATAGTCAACAGAGAGTCGCTCCATCAACAGGGAGGTGAATCCGGAGCCAGTGCCACCTCCAAAGCTGTGAAACACGAGGAATCCCTGGAGGCCTGTGCACTGGTCAGcctgcagagagaaatgtgtGAGACTGCTCTGAGATGGATTTCTTTGTGAATATCACATGGTTCAGAAACCTTTCAAGACCTAGTCCAtctctgccatgggctgctGCAGATCCCTCCCAGGGCACAGCAGGGTTTGAAGTGTGCTCTGAGCCTAAGTATGATGCTGGATCCCCACCCAAGGGGGACATGTACCACCTCTGCAGTCACCTACCAGCTTTCGGATCCTGTCCAGCACTTGGTCAATGATTTCTTTGCCGATAGTGTAGTGCCCACGGGCATAGTTGTTGGCAGCATCCTCCTTGCCAGTGATCAGCTGCTCTGGGTGGAAGAGCTGTCGGTATATCCCAGCCCGAACTTCATCTAGGAGAGACAGGGGAGTGCTGAGCCTAGTGGAGGCTGTTGGTTTGAGCTGTCTGCCAAGCAGAGGAGCATGTGCGAGCACCCATCCCTCACCCAGGCTCCGCCTGCCAAGGCCGCGTCCAAGGACCTACACGTCACCAGGGCCACCACCAGCATCAGGTTTCTctggcaggaggtggctgccACCTCCCTGCACAGGAGCTCAGCTTCTCCCACTATCGGGAGCTGCAGCGGCACAGGGGAAGCTGTGGTTCCGGTTGGGCTGGTTTCTCCCTGTGCACATGTGGTAGCGGAGACAACCAGCACCACTGCCTCTAGGACACTTCGGGAACAAAAGCTGGTGCTCAGGCTTGTGGCTTCTCCTGGGGAAAGAAGGGCCCTCAGGTTGAACCCAGTACAGGACGCTGCCAGCAGACCACAAGCACCAGCTGATTGCTACCCACCCATGGGTGTGCCCCACGCCGTGCAAACTCCAGCACTCACCAATCACGGTGGGCTCCAGGTCCACGAAGATGGCCCGCGGGACATGCTTCCCAGCCCCAGTCTCGCAGAAGAAGGTGGTGAAGGAGTCGTCCCCTCCGCCAATGGTTTTGTCGCTGGGCATCTGCCCGTCAGGCTGGATGCCGTGCTCCAGGCAGTACAGCTCCCAGCATGTGTTGCCCATCTGGACGCCAGCCTGGCCGACGTGGACGGAGATGCACTCACGCTGTGGAAGGGGAGGCAGGGTCAGATCCCAGCACACCTCTGTCCTCCCTGCCTTGGGGAgggctctgcctgtgccagtgccacaCTGCCACCGGCATAGGAGCTGCCAGTGGTCCCAGAGAGCACATGCTCCTCTGGGTGACCTCCTGCATGCCCCTGAGGGGCCCAACAGGCCTGTCATTGTCCTTAGCCATGGACAGGCATCCTGCCAGGTCGTGCACCAGCTCTGGCATCCCTCCTGTCCAGGCCTTGCTGGGGTCCACCAGCCCCACATACCCTGGCCAGGGctatcctccagcagcacaCGGAGCAAAGCCTGGCCCAGGTCCTCTGCATCAGCCACACTAGCAGTCTCCCCAGCAgcctcagctccttccccaggCCACAGCAGCCTGGCGAGGTGCTGAGCTGACGGGGGCCACATACTTAACCCATTAGGTGCAACCAGTATAGGGAAACCCCCCTACTTGCTGCTCCAGAGCCAGGTAAGCACTCAGAATCCTGGGGTGAGGGGCCTTGGGAATGCAGGGGCAGTGGGTGGCAGCCAAGGAGGGTTGGGGGTGAAGCCCAGCAGTCTCCGAGGCAGCATAGATATACCTCAAGCTATGCAGTCCCATCCTGTGCTGCAAAACCATGTGGGCAGAAGGCTGTGAGGTGGAGATGTGCCTCCTGCACCCCTATTCTGCTGGGGCAGGCCTGCTCCACTACCCCTGGCATCCCTCCTCAGCTAACCCTGGCATCCCTGCTCCCCCGAGGAGGACACCAGAACTCGGTCCAGGGGTCCCGAGGCTTCATTCCCTACATTCCCCGACTACACAGTGCTGTAAGCTGTGATGAGGTCCATGCCCCGTCCCAGCGCCGGAGGAGAACAAGTCCTCTTGCCGCCCCAGGAAGGCCAGGGGCAGCCTCAGCCCACCGGGAGGGGAGGCAGCCCGGGGCAGGGTCCCCGGTAGAGCCTGGGCAGCGCTGCGGCAGGCGGGGCGCTGCGATGCGCCTTCTGGCACGGCCCCGGCCCCTTCCCGAGCCGCTAAATATAGCCTCGGCCCCAGGCGAGGGCAACGGCTACTGCCCGGTTTGAAGAGCTGCCCCGGTCCGCTTCGCTCCTGCCAGAACCTGCGGAACAGGACGGAACGGGAGGACTGGGACCCCCacgccgccccccgccgccagCCCCGACGGGGAGCCCGCTGCCGCGGGGGGAGCCCCACTGAGtgcccagccccggcccccgGTGCCCGGCTGACGCCTCCAGCCTCGGCAGCTGTCCCCGTCCTTCCGCGGCCACCATTCCCCGCCAGACAGGTCacccccctccatccccagcgCACCCCGCAATGCGGCGGCAGGGGGGACCGGGGCGCCCCGGGACCGGTAGCGGCGAGGGGGGGGCCGGGCAGGAGCGGCGAGGGGTCATGGCTGCCCACGGGCAGGTGCCGGTAGGGCTGCCCAAGGTCACGGCGGGGAAGCAGGGAGCGCATCGCGGCTGCTCCCCGGTACCCGGTGGTCGGGGGATGGGGGCTGCCGGGCGTCCTCCCCGCCGCCGTGTCCGCCGCCGTGCCCGCACtcaccatgctgctgctgggggtcCGGGCTGTCCCGGCGGCTCGGTGCGGCGGGGCTCGGCGCGGAGCTGCGGCTGCTGCAATCCTCTCCGCAGCGCCTTCTTATAGGTGGGAGGGGCTCGCTGCCGCCACCCCCCCTGCATTTGGGTACATTTGCATGCCGGGCTGGAGTACCCCCGTCGGGGGCAGCGGCAACCTGCCTGGATCTCTCCCGGCTGCCGAGGAACCCCCAAGATGCAGGGCCAGGGgctgctctccctcctctgccGGGAGGGAAGGAGGTTCTGGCCGTCCACAGTTACAAGCAGTGCTCAGCCACCAGGACCCGGAGCAGCTACAGCAGCCCCTACCCTGCACCACAATGCAGCCCCCCTGGAATTTAGGCATACTCCGAGACCACCTGAGCCTCTAGaacaggagaaaggaggagaaacatGTCAGAGAGTCGTGTCAGGCTCTGTAGCTCAGCGTGCCCCCAAGCCTTCCTTCACCATCAGTACTTTGGGAACCTCTGGCCAAGGGCTGCCCTTCTCTTCCAGCGGGGATGGGCAGGTAGTGCCGCACATCTGAGACTGCAGATCAGCACGACAAATCCGGGCTGGGGAGCTGTCCCTGCTGCAAAAAGGGGGTCATTGCAGCCCTTTTGCTGTTAATGATTTGTGAGTACactcagagaagcagctctgtttcAGTCGCAGCTAGCACAGCCTTCCCAGCCAGAGCTGATCCCTCTGTGGAGGACGTGTGGACCACCATCCTGGTTCCTGGCTGGGCGAAAAGCAGAGTCCAACGCCCCAGCACTGCACGCTGTGTGCACAGGGAGAGAGGGCTCTGTCCTTGCTGCCCATGGGGATGGGGCTCTGCTGCTCAGTAGCATGCCAGGAGATACTGCTGTGTCCCTCTGCAGCAAggtgcagagcagaggtgcaggATATCCTCTAGCAAAAAGGTAATAGAACACAGTTCCAACTCCTAAATGCTTCCAGTGGCAGAGCCAGGTCTCTATGAAGACATAGGGAGGTGTCTGCAACGGGATTACTCCCAGAGAAGCAGGATCCCTCCTCGCCCCACACTCCAGTGTCAGTAAGGAGCGGATCAGAGCAGTGCCCGGCATGAGGGGCAGCAActcctgccctggtgcagcagcaggcaccacTCTATCTGAGCCCAGTGCTCTGGTCACGGGCATGGGGAACAATGCCGGCCACCCTGCACA
This region includes:
- the GLB1L gene encoding beta-galactosidase-1-like protein isoform X2, with product MCGAGSGRGPWRKRPALAKKDHVMGVSKSTFVPHPGPAECPARMELPALALLLAAGLLHTQASPLSRSFELDYEEDCFRKDGVPFRYISGSIHYARVPRPAWRDRLLKMYMSGLSAVQVYVPWNYHEPRPGVYDFAGDRDVEAFLDLTAELGLLVILRPGPYICAEWEMGGLPSWLLWKPDIVLRSSDPAYLAAVDSWLHVLLPKIKPHLYQHGGNIISVQVENEYGSYYACDYGYLRHLLGSFRALLGSEVLLFTTDGTRAEELRCGTLQGLYATVDFGPGSNMTEAFGAQRWVEPKGPLVNSEYYTGWLDYWGEAHASTSSLDVARGLEDMLQLGASVNMYMFHGGTNFAYWSGADFKDQYKPVTTSYDYDAPLSEAGDPTEKLFAIRTVISKFQSLPAGPMPPATPKYSYGRVALQKHADLLDALEVLCPSGPIQSQLPLTFEAIKQAHGFVVYRTQLPWDVLDPATLDAPPHSICDRGYVMLQKEYHGTLERDGQTTLRVTGRTGDTLDVLLENMGRISFGANISDFKGLLGNLSLDSSPLSNWLIYPLDIDAAIQQGWPHAALPKSSSRGRAGPAFYTGTFETPGIAWDTFVKFPGWSKGQLWINGFNLGRYWPRRGPQQTLFVPGSVLHVGRPNNITVLELEEAPSTPLLFFLDQPLFNRTLGHSTVATE
- the GLB1L gene encoding beta-galactosidase-1-like protein isoform X1, yielding MCSWTRRAARAAYPLSDVPHKLCCCSRSLLVGPWRKRPALAKKDHVMGVSKSTFVPHPGPAECPARMELPALALLLAAGLLHTQASPLSRSFELDYEEDCFRKDGVPFRYISGSIHYARVPRPAWRDRLLKMYMSGLSAVQVYVPWNYHEPRPGVYDFAGDRDVEAFLDLTAELGLLVILRPGPYICAEWEMGGLPSWLLWKPDIVLRSSDPAYLAAVDSWLHVLLPKIKPHLYQHGGNIISVQVENEYGSYYACDYGYLRHLLGSFRALLGSEVLLFTTDGTRAEELRCGTLQGLYATVDFGPGSNMTEAFGAQRWVEPKGPLVNSEYYTGWLDYWGEAHASTSSLDVARGLEDMLQLGASVNMYMFHGGTNFAYWSGADFKDQYKPVTTSYDYDAPLSEAGDPTEKLFAIRTVISKFQSLPAGPMPPATPKYSYGRVALQKHADLLDALEVLCPSGPIQSQLPLTFEAIKQAHGFVVYRTQLPWDVLDPATLDAPPHSICDRGYVMLQKEYHGTLERDGQTTLRVTGRTGDTLDVLLENMGRISFGANISDFKGLLGNLSLDSSPLSNWLIYPLDIDAAIQQGWPHAALPKSSSRGRAGPAFYTGTFETPGIAWDTFVKFPGWSKGQLWINGFNLGRYWPRRGPQQTLFVPGSVLHVGRPNNITVLELEEAPSTPLLFFLDQPLFNRTLGHSTVATE
- the STK16 gene encoding serine/threonine-protein kinase 16 isoform X3; amino-acid sequence: MGQALCVCSRGTVSLGGARYLLLHRLAEGGFSYVDLVEGLRDGRFYALKRILCHDKEDHQAALHEVEMHGLFDHPNILCLVAHCMVEKGAKHEAWLLLPYVKGGTLWNEVEALRKRGTFMPEQRILLILHGICCGLQAIHSKGYAHRDLKPTNVLLDEDDRPVLMDLGSMNQARIEVNNSREAMAIQDWAAQRCTISYRAPELFTVPSQCIIDERTDVWSLGCVLYCMMFGEGPYDAIFQKGDSVALAVQNPITLPSTTRYSAALQRLLFSMMTVNPQERPSINDILHQLEGLQPALAGQDTTQI